Below is a genomic region from Blastocatellia bacterium.
TCCTCTTCCGAATAGGGCGCAGTCCTGCGAGCCGCGAGGAAGCGCGCGAGATAGCCCGTGTCAATGCGTCCCGCCAGGAAATCGGGATCGCGGAAGATCTCCCGATAGAGAGGGACTGTCGTGCGAATCCCAGTGATGGCCGTCTCCTCCAACGCCCATCGCATGCGCTCGATCGCTTGCTGACGCGTATCCCCCCACGCGATGAGCTTCAGCAGGAGCGAATCGTAATGGATCGGGACCTCCCATCCAGCGTAGACACCGCTGTCCACACGGATCCCAGGTCCGAAGGGCAGCCGAAGCGTCTCGATGCGGCCCGCCGAAGGGAAGAAATCGTTCTCTGGATCCTCGGCGTAGATGCGGCATTCGATGGCCGACCCGCGCAATTGGATCTCGCTCTGTCGCAGGCGCAGGGGTTCGCCCGCCCCCAGGCGAATTTGCTCGCGCACCAGATCCACGCCGGTGACCATCTCCGTCACCGGATGTTCGACTTGAATGCGGGCGTTGACTTCAAGGAAGTAGAAGTTGCGCTCCTCATCCACGAGGAATTCAACCGTCCCGGCATTGGTATACCCGGCTGCTTGGGCGAGACGGACAGCGGCTTCTCCCATGCGCTGTCGCAGCTCGGGATCGTTCAAACTGGCCGGCGCTTCCTCGATCACTTTCTGATGGCGCCGTTGCAGGGAACACTCGCGCTCTCCGAGATACACGGCGTGCCCGTAGCGATCGGCCAGGATTTGCACCTCAATGTGACGAGGGCGCTCGATCGCCTTCTCGATGTAGACCGAAGGGTCTTTGAATGCCGCCTGCGCTTCCGCCTGCGCCATGGCCAGCGCGCTCGGCAACTCGTCGGAGGAGCGGACCAGGCGCATGCCTTTCCCACCGCCGCCAGCCGCCGCCTTCAACATCACCGGATACCCTACCTGCTCGGCGATCGCTTGCGCGTGCGCGAGGTCTCGAATCGGTTCTTCCGTCCCCGGGACGATGGGGACTCCCGCTGCACGCGCCAAGGCGCGCGCTTGCGTCTTCTGTCCCAATTGCTCCATCGCCTGCCAATTCGGCCCGATGAAGACGAGGCCAGCCTCTTCCACGGCGCGCGCGAACTCCGCGTTCTCGGCCAAGAACCCGTATCCGGGATGGATGGCTTCGGCCCCCGCTCGCAAGGCCGCCTCAATGATCCGATCCCCGCGCAGATAACTCTCCACCGAAGGCGGCGGACCGATCAAATACGCTTCGTCCGCCAATCGAACGTGCAGCGAGCGCTCATCCGCTTCCGAATAGACAACCACTGGAGAGATCCCCAGCTCCCGACATGCGCGAATCACGCGCACGGCGATCTCTCCTCGATTGGCGATGAGGATCTTGCGAAACATCACCGCATCCCCTCGTCTCTCCCCCGCAGCAGGAGATCATCCCGCAGGACGATGTCGTCGGTCGTCCCCAGAATCCCATCTGGGCCCTTCGAGACGAGTTGGTAGCGCTGGAAGGGCATCGGCGCTGCCGCCGCGACATCTCCTGAGATGGCGCTATAGACGAATTCGCGGCCCCAGGCATCCACGGCCGGCTTCAAATTCGGATCCATCTCCTGCAGATCAATGAGCCGACGCGGATACGTGCCGTACTGCTGCCGATACGTCTCAATAGCCCACGCTAAGCGATAGAGGTTCGCCCGCGTGGCCGCCTCGCGCCGGATGCGCCCATTTTCAATCATACGGGGGATGCGCGCCAGGAAGACGCCCGCGTGGACAGCGAGAAGCAGCATGGCGGCCGCAAGCCCAGCTCGCGCTAACCGTTCTCCACCGTATCGGTCGGGCGCGCGCTGCGCCTCTCGCCGCCCTCGATAAGCGAGATAGGCCGCGATCAGGATCACCGGGACGAAGAAGCGCGCCAGATAGACGAGCATCGAGCCGATCGCCTCCGTCCAGACGAACGGGCTCACATACACCTCATGCACGAGGATGATCGCCTCGATGAGAACGGTGAGAACAATGGCGCTCATGGCCGCGACGGGCTTACCCACGCGCGGCACTCGGAATTCGGG
It encodes:
- the accC gene encoding acetyl-CoA carboxylase biotin carboxylase subunit — encoded protein: MFRKILIANRGEIAVRVIRACRELGISPVVVYSEADERSLHVRLADEAYLIGPPPSVESYLRGDRIIEAALRAGAEAIHPGYGFLAENAEFARAVEEAGLVFIGPNWQAMEQLGQKTQARALARAAGVPIVPGTEEPIRDLAHAQAIAEQVGYPVMLKAAAGGGGKGMRLVRSSDELPSALAMAQAEAQAAFKDPSVYIEKAIERPRHIEVQILADRYGHAVYLGERECSLQRRHQKVIEEAPASLNDPELRQRMGEAAVRLAQAAGYTNAGTVEFLVDEERNFYFLEVNARIQVEHPVTEMVTGVDLVREQIRLGAGEPLRLRQSEIQLRGSAIECRIYAEDPENDFFPSAGRIETLRLPFGPGIRVDSGVYAGWEVPIHYDSLLLKLIAWGDTRQQAIERMRWALEETAITGIRTTVPLYREIFRDPDFLAGRIDTGYLARFLAARRTAPYSEEDLLSRDAALIAAALFAASKRESREPAQTTPTSVWKWQGRLFQLASRL
- a CDS encoding type II secretion system protein GspG: MKRESGKACPSCGRAVAREALACACGARWVALQLPEPEFRVPRVGKPVAAMSAIVLTVLIEAIILVHEVYVSPFVWTEAIGSMLVYLARFFVPVILIAAYLAYRGRREAQRAPDRYGGERLARAGLAAAMLLLAVHAGVFLARIPRMIENGRIRREAATRANLYRLAWAIETYRQQYGTYPRRLIDLQEMDPNLKPAVDAWGREFVYSAISGDVAAAAPMPFQRYQLVSKGPDGILGTTDDIVLRDDLLLRGRDEGMR